The proteins below come from a single uncultured Carboxylicivirga sp. genomic window:
- a CDS encoding MFS transporter, producing MKKLPKLSFWQIWNVSFGFLGIQMGFALQSANVSRILSNLGADLHSLPLFWIAAPLMGLIVQPIVGSASDRTWNRFGRRGPYILGGAIVAAIAMFLMPNASSVVSIMPVLLFGLLMFALMDGSFNITMQPFRALVADMTPEEQRNLGYSTQSFLINAGAVLGSILPFILTNGLNIANTSEPGTVAPSVIWSFYIGGSVLLLSVIWTVVRTKEYPPEEYAEYKGLDQSQETDPQYKGIIGFFRLLKITPKTMIQLAVVQFFSWFALYIMWVYTTPAVSQHVWGEAIGESATKGAQDAGDWVGILFAAYSLFAALFSTQMSKLATKFGRKTIYSVALLIGGIAYISTLFFKGGDMVHLNLLFTQVDVPSSAVMWMLPMVGIGIAWAAILAMPYAILSESIPADKMGVFMGIFNFTIAGPQILSGLIAGPIIKYWFDGEAIYMIVIAGISMLLGAISVSFVKTKN from the coding sequence ATGAAGAAATTACCAAAACTATCATTTTGGCAAATATGGAATGTGAGCTTCGGATTTTTAGGAATCCAAATGGGCTTTGCTCTTCAGAGTGCCAATGTTAGTCGTATTCTTTCCAATTTGGGTGCCGATTTACATTCTCTCCCTCTGTTTTGGATTGCAGCACCTCTAATGGGATTAATTGTTCAACCCATTGTTGGTTCAGCCAGTGATCGCACATGGAATAGGTTTGGAAGACGAGGACCTTATATTTTAGGAGGTGCTATTGTTGCTGCTATTGCTATGTTTTTAATGCCAAATGCATCATCTGTGGTATCAATCATGCCTGTGTTACTTTTTGGCTTGTTAATGTTTGCTCTCATGGATGGTTCATTTAATATTACGATGCAACCGTTCAGAGCATTAGTTGCAGACATGACTCCCGAAGAACAACGAAACCTTGGTTATTCAACACAAAGTTTTTTAATTAACGCAGGTGCTGTATTAGGTTCAATTTTACCATTTATCTTAACAAATGGTCTTAACATTGCCAATACATCAGAACCAGGCACAGTTGCACCTTCGGTAATCTGGTCATTTTATATTGGTGGTAGTGTTCTACTATTATCTGTTATCTGGACAGTTGTTCGAACAAAAGAATATCCTCCCGAAGAATATGCTGAATATAAAGGATTAGATCAATCTCAGGAAACCGATCCTCAATACAAAGGCATTATCGGATTCTTCCGGTTATTGAAAATAACGCCAAAAACAATGATTCAATTGGCAGTTGTTCAGTTCTTCTCGTGGTTTGCATTATACATTATGTGGGTTTACACAACTCCAGCTGTTTCGCAGCATGTATGGGGCGAGGCCATTGGCGAAAGTGCAACTAAAGGAGCACAAGATGCTGGTGATTGGGTAGGTATTTTGTTTGCTGCTTATAGCTTATTTGCTGCATTATTTTCAACACAAATGTCAAAATTGGCAACCAAATTTGGCAGAAAAACAATTTACAGTGTTGCATTGCTTATTGGTGGTATAGCATATATATCAACCTTATTTTTTAAAGGAGGTGATATGGTACATTTAAACCTTCTTTTTACACAGGTAGATGTTCCATCAAGCGCAGTAATGTGGATGCTACCAATGGTAGGAATTGGAATAGCCTGGGCAGCAATCTTGGCAATGCCTTATGCAATTCTTTCAGAATCAATCCCAGCTGATAAAATGGGTGTATTCATGGGAATATTCAACTTTACCATTGCCGGACCTCAAATCCTTAGCGGATTAATAGCTGGTCCAATTATTAAATATTGGTTTGATGGCGAGGCCATCTATATGATCGTAATTGCAGGTATAAGCATGTTACTTGGAGCCATATCTGTAAGCTTTGTTAAAACTAAAAACTAA
- a CDS encoding alpha-amylase family glycosyl hydrolase has product MNQFVRNVTVIVILAFVSVLTFAKNIDVNVFPGNWWTKMKTNTITLTASAEFTGQAFATINYPGIKILKTYPGESNHYLFIDIEITKQATAGSAPITFRDSKGNSGSFNFTIQERNTYKPQALTNQDIIYQIVADRFRNGNTKNDNINGYFEVSDRLNPTGIHGGDFQGITQSIDYIKSFGFTCIDILPVYESNLMALSYQRNGITNSYKIDKRLGSLKDYQELINKCHLNNIKVTQTMVFHQLGKYNEWNQIPPFTSFFHNPELKYSTDQKLIPSDPYASEHDKDLALGTWQELNMPAVNQRDERLQKQLIQNCIWWLETSKADILKIDEINRNSPDFLAKLFKAIYREYPSLSIISDHSASDTNINFWQDLAIDAGFNKTQIHISDYPLALALDDAFSVYREGDEGLQDLYATVTEDYKYANPMGNVVMADNHQLTRMFSNADKDFNQAKMMLGYLLTTRGIPSIFYGTEWLLDGTINKGKGFVRKDFPGGWPGDTKNGFTQKGFSIQENDFFNYFTRLVNWRKENQSLFDGKFIQFAPKDGIYAYYRKKDSNAAFILINNTESTIRIDQNTYKEILDQYSKGYDIVSESTFDDFSNLLLGAKSILILQLKN; this is encoded by the coding sequence ATGAATCAATTTGTAAGAAACGTAACCGTTATTGTAATATTAGCTTTTGTTTCAGTCTTAACCTTTGCCAAAAACATAGACGTTAATGTGTTTCCTGGCAACTGGTGGACTAAAATGAAAACGAACACCATTACTCTTACAGCTTCAGCAGAATTTACAGGCCAAGCATTTGCTACCATCAACTATCCGGGCATCAAAATACTTAAAACTTATCCGGGCGAAAGCAACCATTACTTATTTATTGACATTGAAATTACTAAACAAGCCACTGCCGGTTCAGCACCGATTACATTTCGCGATTCGAAAGGCAATTCTGGTTCGTTTAATTTTACCATTCAAGAAAGAAATACTTATAAGCCCCAAGCCTTAACCAATCAAGATATCATTTACCAAATAGTTGCCGATCGTTTTAGAAATGGCAATACCAAAAACGACAACATTAACGGTTACTTCGAAGTTAGCGATCGACTTAATCCTACGGGAATTCACGGTGGCGACTTTCAAGGTATTACTCAATCGATTGATTACATCAAAAGCTTTGGTTTTACTTGTATCGATATTCTTCCCGTGTACGAAAGTAACCTGATGGCTTTATCTTATCAGCGAAACGGTATAACCAACAGCTACAAAATTGATAAAAGATTAGGAAGTTTAAAGGATTATCAGGAACTGATTAATAAGTGCCATTTGAATAATATCAAGGTTACACAAACGATGGTTTTTCATCAGTTAGGTAAATATAATGAGTGGAATCAAATTCCTCCTTTTACATCCTTTTTTCATAATCCGGAACTAAAATATTCAACAGATCAAAAACTCATACCATCCGATCCATACGCCTCTGAACACGATAAAGATCTAGCTTTGGGAACCTGGCAAGAATTAAATATGCCCGCTGTTAACCAAAGAGATGAGCGTTTACAAAAGCAACTTATTCAAAATTGTATCTGGTGGTTGGAAACATCAAAGGCCGACATTCTTAAAATTGATGAAATCAATCGCAACTCACCTGATTTTTTAGCTAAGCTTTTTAAAGCTATTTACAGAGAATATCCATCCTTATCAATCATATCTGACCACTCAGCCAGCGACACTAACATTAACTTTTGGCAGGATCTAGCCATTGATGCAGGTTTTAATAAAACACAGATTCACATTAGTGATTATCCGCTAGCTTTGGCTTTAGACGATGCCTTTTCTGTGTATAGAGAAGGTGATGAAGGATTGCAGGATCTTTACGCAACAGTCACCGAAGATTATAAATATGCCAATCCAATGGGTAATGTAGTGATGGCCGACAATCATCAGTTAACACGTATGTTTTCCAATGCCGATAAGGACTTTAATCAGGCAAAAATGATGCTAGGTTATCTATTAACTACACGAGGTATACCAAGTATATTCTATGGAACAGAGTGGCTTTTGGATGGCACTATCAATAAAGGAAAAGGATTTGTTCGAAAAGATTTTCCAGGAGGATGGCCGGGTGATACTAAAAATGGTTTTACTCAAAAAGGCTTCTCGATTCAAGAGAATGATTTTTTCAATTATTTTACCCGATTGGTCAACTGGCGGAAGGAAAATCAATCGTTATTTGATGGAAAATTTATTCAGTTTGCACCCAAAGATGGCATCTATGCCTACTATCGTAAAAAAGATAGCAATGCCGCTTTTATTCTGATTAACAACACTGAATCAACTATTCGAATCGACCAAAATACCTATAAAGAAATATTAGACCAATACAGCAAAGGATATGATATTGTATCAGAATCAACCTTCGACGATTTCTCTAACTTATTACTAGGAGCCAAATCAATCCTTATCCTTCAATTAAAAAATTAA
- the pgmB gene encoding beta-phosphoglucomutase — translation MDKIKACLFDLDGVIVDTAKYHYIAWRELAKELGFDFTEQDNERLKGVSRMTSLEILLEIGGVTLSDEEKIRLADKKNENYLTYILKMKPDEILPGARTFMEELKAKGIKIALGSASKNAMTILNRLELTDLFEAIIDGTKVSEAKPNPEVFIKGAEALDVKPEECVVFEDAEAGIEAALAGNMRCVGIGSPKVLGKANLVVDGLHQMDYTKLLSLENNNQ, via the coding sequence ATGGATAAGATTAAAGCATGTTTGTTTGACCTGGATGGGGTGATTGTGGATACAGCCAAGTATCATTATATAGCTTGGCGCGAATTAGCGAAGGAACTGGGATTTGACTTTACTGAACAAGACAATGAAAGACTTAAAGGAGTGAGTCGAATGACTTCTCTTGAAATATTATTGGAGATTGGTGGAGTAACGCTTTCTGATGAGGAAAAAATCCGTTTAGCCGATAAGAAGAACGAAAACTATCTTACCTACATTTTAAAGATGAAACCGGATGAAATTCTTCCTGGCGCAAGAACTTTTATGGAAGAATTAAAAGCTAAAGGAATTAAAATTGCCTTAGGATCAGCAAGTAAAAATGCTATGACCATTCTTAATCGCTTGGAATTAACCGACCTTTTCGAAGCAATAATTGATGGAACCAAAGTATCGGAAGCAAAACCCAATCCTGAAGTATTTATAAAAGGAGCTGAAGCATTAGATGTTAAACCAGAAGAATGTGTTGTTTTTGAAGATGCAGAAGCTGGTATTGAAGCGGCTTTAGCAGGAAACATGAGATGCGTTGGAATAGGATCACCTAAAGTACTGGGCAAGGCAAACTTAGTAGTTGATGGATTACACCAAATGGATTACACCAAACTACTTAGTCTGGAAAACAACAACCAATAA
- a CDS encoding family 65 glycosyl hydrolase domain-containing protein yields MKEYLIHDEWNIIEEGFNPEYHQSSESIFSLGNGKMGQRANFEETYTGPTLQGSYVAGIYYPDKTRVGWWKNGYPEYFAKVLNSPNWIGIDVQINGHFLDLYTCKTENFKRVLNMQEGYLYREFTAIMDDGKKIAVEAKRFLSMADTEVGAIRYAVTPLNFTGKISFTPYVDGDVENEDSNYDEKFWNLIEMEAHAGEAFLVTETKKLGFRAGYGMMYKTFIQGTEVSIKPEIMKKAAWVGNRVEKEVKEGEQFTIEKIVGVTSSLNYSKNDILVAAKNSTKYGFDKGFDTLFEAHSNEWKQKWVHSDIKIEGDIAAQQGIRFNIFHLNQTYTGEDERLNVGPKGFTGEKYGGTTYWDTEAYCIPFFISTAPSNVTRNLLIYRYKQLNKAIENAQKLGFKDGAALYPMVTINGEECHNEWEITFEEIHRNGAIAFAIHNYIRHTNDFKYLEEYGLEVLLGISRFWSQRVNWSGEKKKYVMLGVTGPNEYENNINNNWYTNKMATWCMKYTTKAFEIVKQNNPEAYNAIVAKTNFNADEELAKWKDITDNMYFPFNEELNVFMQQDGYMDKEHILVKDLDPKQRPINQHWSWDRILRSCYIKQADTLQGIYVLEDEFDLETIKRNFDFYEPRTVHESSLSPCVHAILAAKIGAVDKAYEMYLRTSRLDIDDYNHEAHEGLHITSMAGTWMSVVEGFGGKRVYDGKLYLNPIVPQQWTKYAFRLRFLNSDMEVIVSKDKVEVVSHSDNTIELYVYDELITVAPHQTASVSAK; encoded by the coding sequence ATGAAAGAATATTTAATCCACGACGAGTGGAACATTATAGAAGAAGGATTTAATCCGGAATATCATCAATCATCAGAAAGTATCTTCAGTCTGGGTAATGGTAAAATGGGCCAACGCGCCAACTTTGAAGAAACATACACCGGCCCTACTTTGCAAGGAAGTTACGTAGCAGGAATTTACTATCCAGACAAAACCCGTGTTGGATGGTGGAAAAACGGATACCCTGAGTATTTTGCAAAAGTATTAAATAGTCCAAACTGGATTGGTATTGATGTTCAGATCAACGGACATTTTCTGGATCTTTACACTTGTAAAACCGAAAATTTTAAGCGTGTGCTAAACATGCAGGAAGGCTACCTTTATCGCGAATTTACAGCGATAATGGATGATGGAAAGAAGATAGCTGTTGAAGCCAAAAGATTCCTGAGTATGGCCGACACCGAAGTTGGCGCTATTCGCTATGCGGTTACCCCCTTAAACTTCACTGGTAAAATTTCTTTTACTCCTTATGTTGATGGAGATGTAGAGAATGAAGATTCAAACTACGACGAAAAGTTTTGGAATCTGATAGAAATGGAAGCCCATGCCGGCGAAGCTTTTTTAGTTACTGAAACAAAAAAACTTGGGTTCAGAGCAGGATATGGTATGATGTATAAAACCTTTATTCAAGGTACTGAGGTTAGCATCAAGCCCGAGATAATGAAAAAAGCTGCCTGGGTTGGCAACCGTGTTGAAAAAGAAGTAAAAGAAGGTGAGCAGTTCACAATTGAGAAAATTGTAGGCGTTACCAGCTCTCTTAATTATAGTAAGAACGATATTTTGGTAGCTGCTAAAAACTCAACTAAATACGGCTTTGATAAAGGTTTTGACACCTTATTTGAAGCTCATTCAAATGAGTGGAAGCAAAAATGGGTACATAGCGATATTAAAATTGAAGGTGATATTGCTGCTCAACAAGGTATTCGTTTTAATATTTTTCATCTTAACCAAACATACACTGGCGAAGATGAGCGCTTAAATGTAGGACCTAAAGGATTTACAGGAGAAAAATATGGAGGAACTACTTACTGGGATACTGAAGCTTACTGTATACCATTCTTCATTTCTACAGCTCCGTCGAATGTTACACGAAATTTACTAATATATAGGTATAAGCAATTAAACAAAGCGATTGAAAATGCACAAAAGCTTGGTTTTAAAGATGGTGCAGCCCTCTATCCTATGGTTACTATAAATGGAGAAGAGTGTCATAACGAGTGGGAGATTACCTTTGAAGAGATTCACCGAAATGGTGCCATTGCATTTGCTATCCATAACTACATTCGCCATACAAATGATTTTAAATATCTCGAAGAATATGGCTTAGAAGTATTATTAGGTATTTCTCGTTTCTGGAGCCAACGCGTAAACTGGTCAGGCGAAAAGAAAAAGTACGTTATGCTAGGTGTTACCGGCCCTAATGAGTACGAAAACAACATCAACAACAACTGGTATACCAATAAAATGGCTACCTGGTGTATGAAATATACCACAAAAGCATTTGAAATTGTTAAGCAAAACAACCCTGAAGCATATAATGCCATTGTTGCTAAAACAAACTTCAATGCAGATGAAGAACTTGCCAAATGGAAAGACATCACCGATAACATGTACTTCCCTTTCAACGAGGAACTGAACGTATTTATGCAGCAAGATGGCTACATGGACAAGGAACATATTTTGGTGAAAGATCTGGATCCTAAGCAACGCCCTATCAACCAGCATTGGTCATGGGACCGAATTTTGCGAAGCTGCTACATCAAACAAGCCGATACATTACAAGGTATTTATGTTTTAGAGGACGAATTCGATTTGGAAACCATCAAACGCAATTTTGACTTTTACGAACCTCGTACTGTTCATGAGTCATCATTATCGCCATGCGTACATGCCATTTTAGCAGCTAAAATAGGCGCTGTTGATAAAGCATATGAAATGTATTTACGCACATCGCGATTGGACATTGATGATTATAACCATGAGGCACACGAAGGATTGCACATTACTTCGATGGCCGGAACATGGATGTCGGTTGTTGAAGGCTTTGGTGGAAAACGTGTTTACGATGGTAAATTGTATTTAAACCCTATTGTACCCCAACAATGGACAAAATACGCCTTCCGCCTTCGATTCCTGAACAGTGATATGGAAGTAATTGTATCAAAAGATAAAGTGGAAGTCGTTTCTCATTCAGACAATACTATTGAGTTATATGTATACGACGAATTGATAACCGTTGCCCCACATCAAACGGCTTCGGTAAGTGCTAAATAA